The proteins below are encoded in one region of Mya arenaria isolate MELC-2E11 chromosome 15, ASM2691426v1:
- the LOC128220283 gene encoding flavin-containing monooxygenase 5-like, with protein sequence MDTNTEAVDVVVIGGGISGVVTLKCLLDAGLSAVVIERTDDVGGLWKFRENDYGVMSFTHINVSKYNYCFSDFPFPDDVPDYPHNKDMAKYVGNYVEHFDLRKHIRFHKKVLNVKKENNTWTTKIKQVEADGKTVQDSAEEEVINSKFVAIATGHHAKPSYAKFPGQDSFKGDIMHSVSFNDAIANGMTEKRVLLVGIGNSAVDVAVNCATVGRCKSVYVSTRSGAWVVPNYIFGHATDLYACRLFFKLPWKLANTIFEAVIKIISGHPRKWKLNPKMQALSTQPTVSPTLIHHIQRGNIKVVPNVQRIEGSKVVFMDDTSAEFDNIILCTGYKIDLPYLEDGVRDVVLDDEHNDIKLYKNVFSPEIGSSLAFIGFVQPASGGVLTMSEIQARWFAEMCKGQVQLPSKSEMEANIAEEKIVCSSKYYKSARHTIQRDPIVYNDEIADLIGAKPSPMTNPGLAWRLLLSSCGASQWRLQGPNSWSGAADAVKKVPLTDLMNYSGILVVSVIGLVLAYFLSRVFGIY encoded by the exons ATGGATACAAACACAGAAGCAGTGGACGTGGTTGTGATTGGAGGAGGAATATCAGGGGTGGTAACTCTGAAATGTCTCTTGGACGCGGGCCTCTCCGCCGTTGTTATTGAACGTACAGACGATGTCGGGGGATTGTGGAAGTTCAGAGAAAATGACTATGGCGTCATGAGCTTTACACATAT CAACGTTTCCAAGTACAACTATTGTTTCTCGGACTTTCCTTTCCCCGATGATGTTCCTGACTACCCACACAACAAGGACATGGCGAAATACGTCGGAAATTACGTAGAACATTTTGACCTCAGAAAGCATATACGATTTCACAAAAAGGTTCTGAATGTGAAGAAAGAAA ACAATACGTGGACAACAAAGATTAAACAAGTAGAAGCAGATGGAAAAACTGTTCAGGACTCAGCAGAGGAAGAGGTGATAAACTCCAAATTTGTTGCTATAGCAACTGGTCACCACGCCAAACCAAGTTATGCAAAGTTTCCTGGACAAGATTCATTCAAAG GCGATATTATGCACAGTGTGTCCTTCAACGATGCCATAGCCAATGGGATGACAGAAAAGAGGGTTCTCCTTGTTGGTATTGGTAACAGTGCTGTTGACGTCGCCGTGAACTGTGCCACAGTTGGCAG GTGTAAGTCTGTGTACGTAAGTACCAGATCAGGGGCTTGGGTGGTACCCAACTACATATTTGGACATGCCACAGACTTGTACGCGTGTAGGCTCTTCTTCAAACTCCCGTGGAAACTTGCAAACACTATCTTCGAGGCGGTCATCAAGATTATCAGTGGACATCCTAGAAA GTGGAAGTTAAACCCCAAGATGCAGGCTTTGTCCACCCAGCCGACTGTCAGCCCGACCCTCATACATCACATACAGAGGGGGAACATCAAGGTGGTGCCAAATGTTCAG AGAATTGAAGGGAGCAAGGTAGTTTTCATGGACGACACGAGCGCGGAGTTTGATAACATCATACTGTGTACAGGATACAAGATTGATCTCCCCTACTTGGAGGACGGGGTCAGAGATGTGGTACTGGATGACGAACATAATGATATCAAG TTGTACAAAAATGTGTTCAGCCCAGAAATCGGCAGTTCTCTGGCGTTTATTGGCTTCGTTCAGCCGGCTTCTGGCGGGGTGTTGACTATGTCGGAGATACAAGCCCGCTGGTTTGCCGAGATGTGCAAAGGCCAGGTGCAGCTTCCCAGCAAGTCCGAAATGGAGGCGAACATTGCTGAAGAAAAG ATAGTATGTTCCTCCAAGTACTACAAGTCGGCAAGGCACACCATTCAGAGAGACCCAATTGTGTACAACGACGAGATAGCCGACCTTATAGGGGCAAAACCCAGTCCGATGACAAATCCAGGTTTAGCATGGAG GTTGCTGCTGTCATCTTGCGGGGCCTCCCAATGGCGGCTCCAAGGTCCAAACAGCTGGAGTGGCGCTGCCGACGCCGTCAAGAAAGTCCCACTAACCGATCTCATGAACTACTCGGGGATCCTCGTGGTTTCAGTGATAGGACTCGTGCTGGCCTACTTCCTTTCAAGGGTGTTTGGAATATATTAG